One part of the Anaeromyxobacter sp. Fw109-5 genome encodes these proteins:
- a CDS encoding DUF748 domain-containing protein gives MAAPTPTPPRKRRLVRVAVTLLALFAVYTALGFLAAPALLRRVLVKEGSAALHRDVTVAKVRVNPLALSLTIEGLAVKHRDGAPFAGWESLYVRLAPHRLVLGELGLAEIRLVRPSLHVGLAADGALTFQDLLEPEGQPAAAPPPPGEAQGGPRVSIGRLAVEEASVTFRDATRRPAFDTLLGPLTVRLESFRTRGGGDSPYAFAGTTESGETFRWTGTVRTEPLRSAGTLAFEGIQLPKYAPYLQDQLPADLHDGRLDFETRYELEWGAARRVLALAGGRLTVDRLAMGPRGVPDPAVKLSRIEVTGIDVDALAQRAKVAAVALRGGRVRVLREPGGELELERMAPPPSPPSPWRWSVGALAVTGLAVELEDRTPARPVVLPLTEVQLRLEQLRPDVDATWPLALSLVWNGRGRLSVKGPVQPFASKGTLELDAVDLDLAPLQPYLEPDVTARLTGGRAGAKARVELDASGEAPRWKFAGDVRLDGLSVAERGNEDLLRWRALEVSGIDAASTPPRASVRLVRLVEPRVKAYLWEDGATSFERALRAPPPPARPAAPARAAAAPEWRTAIGAVQVVRGRASFVDRSVSPPALVNVTGADASVTRLSSDPRVRSTVDVKLQVEGASPVRVAGTLNPLQKEAYTQLTVASQGVDLSPLGTYAGKFLGYGIQKGKLDLDLRYTIERRKLTSTNVVKVNQFTLGEATNSPDATKIPVRLALALLQDRNGVILLDVPVEGDLDDPEFHLGKVIWRTVLNVLVKVAASPFSALAALAGGDSADLSLLEFTPGTADAPAAGERLGMLARSLAERPALGLELEGSADPEQDGPALRRAALERSLRRAKAAAMRPPPPSLDEVTLTADERGRLVRAAHAAAFPPAGRKPGEAAPPQPSQQEMEERLAAAEEVPLDAYRSLAAERAQRAREVLLAAGVDQARLFLTQGGERAGREKGARVYFTAR, from the coding sequence ATGGCCGCCCCCACGCCCACACCGCCGCGGAAGCGGCGGCTCGTCCGCGTCGCCGTCACCCTCCTCGCGCTCTTCGCCGTCTACACCGCGCTCGGCTTCCTCGCCGCGCCCGCCCTCCTCCGGCGCGTCCTCGTGAAGGAGGGCTCGGCCGCGCTCCACCGCGACGTCACCGTCGCGAAGGTCCGCGTGAACCCGCTCGCCCTGTCGCTCACCATCGAGGGGCTCGCCGTGAAGCACCGCGACGGCGCGCCGTTCGCCGGCTGGGAGTCCCTCTACGTCCGGCTGGCCCCGCACCGGCTCGTCCTCGGCGAGCTCGGCCTCGCGGAGATCCGGCTCGTGAGGCCCTCCCTGCACGTCGGCCTCGCCGCCGACGGCGCGCTGACCTTCCAGGACCTGCTCGAGCCCGAGGGGCAGCCTGCGGCCGCGCCGCCGCCGCCCGGAGAAGCGCAGGGCGGACCGCGGGTCTCCATCGGGAGGCTCGCGGTGGAGGAGGCGAGCGTGACGTTCCGCGACGCGACCCGCCGCCCGGCGTTCGACACCCTCCTCGGGCCGCTCACCGTCCGGCTCGAGTCCTTCCGCACGAGGGGCGGCGGCGACAGCCCCTACGCGTTCGCGGGCACGACCGAGTCCGGCGAGACCTTCCGCTGGACGGGCACGGTCCGCACGGAGCCGCTCCGTTCCGCGGGGACGCTCGCGTTCGAGGGGATCCAGCTCCCCAAGTACGCGCCCTACCTCCAGGACCAGCTCCCCGCCGACCTGCACGACGGGCGCCTCGACTTCGAGACGCGGTACGAGCTGGAGTGGGGCGCCGCCCGGCGCGTGCTCGCGCTCGCGGGCGGCAGGCTGACGGTGGACCGGCTCGCCATGGGGCCGCGCGGCGTGCCCGACCCGGCCGTGAAGCTCTCGCGCATCGAGGTGACCGGGATCGACGTGGACGCGCTCGCGCAGCGCGCCAAGGTCGCCGCGGTCGCGCTCCGCGGCGGCCGCGTGCGCGTGCTGCGCGAGCCCGGCGGCGAGCTCGAGCTCGAGCGGATGGCCCCGCCGCCGTCCCCGCCCAGCCCGTGGAGGTGGTCGGTCGGCGCGCTGGCGGTCACCGGCCTCGCCGTGGAGCTCGAGGACCGCACCCCGGCCCGGCCGGTCGTGCTGCCGCTCACCGAGGTGCAGCTCCGGCTCGAGCAGCTCCGGCCCGACGTCGACGCCACCTGGCCCCTCGCGCTGTCGCTCGTCTGGAACGGACGCGGGCGGCTGTCCGTGAAGGGACCGGTGCAGCCGTTCGCGAGCAAGGGGACGCTCGAGCTCGACGCCGTCGATCTCGACCTCGCGCCGCTCCAGCCGTACCTCGAGCCCGACGTCACGGCGCGGCTCACCGGCGGCCGCGCCGGGGCGAAGGCCAGGGTCGAGCTCGACGCGTCCGGCGAGGCGCCGCGCTGGAAGTTCGCCGGCGACGTGCGCCTCGACGGGCTCTCCGTCGCGGAGCGGGGCAACGAGGACCTGCTCCGCTGGCGCGCCCTCGAGGTGAGCGGGATCGACGCCGCGTCCACGCCGCCGCGCGCGTCGGTGCGGCTCGTCCGGCTCGTGGAGCCGCGGGTCAAGGCCTACCTCTGGGAGGACGGCGCGACGAGCTTCGAGCGCGCGCTGCGCGCCCCGCCCCCGCCCGCGAGGCCCGCGGCGCCGGCCCGCGCGGCCGCCGCGCCCGAGTGGCGGACCGCGATCGGCGCCGTCCAGGTGGTGCGGGGCCGCGCCTCGTTCGTCGATCGCTCGGTGAGCCCGCCCGCGCTCGTGAACGTCACCGGCGCCGACGCGAGCGTGACGAGGCTGTCCTCCGATCCCAGGGTGCGGTCGACCGTGGACGTGAAGCTCCAGGTCGAGGGCGCGTCGCCCGTGCGCGTCGCGGGAACGCTCAACCCGCTCCAGAAGGAGGCCTACACGCAGCTCACGGTGGCCTCCCAGGGCGTCGATCTGTCGCCGCTCGGCACGTACGCCGGGAAGTTCCTCGGCTACGGCATCCAGAAGGGCAAGCTCGACCTCGATCTCCGCTACACGATCGAGCGCCGGAAGCTCACCTCGACGAACGTCGTGAAGGTGAACCAGTTCACGCTCGGCGAGGCGACGAACAGCCCCGACGCGACGAAGATCCCGGTGCGGCTCGCGCTCGCGCTGCTCCAGGATCGGAACGGCGTCATCCTCCTGGACGTCCCGGTCGAGGGGGACCTCGACGACCCCGAGTTCCACCTCGGCAAGGTGATCTGGCGGACGGTCCTGAACGTGCTCGTGAAGGTGGCGGCCTCGCCGTTCAGCGCGCTGGCCGCGCTCGCAGGAGGCGACTCCGCCGACCTCTCGCTCCTGGAGTTCACGCCGGGGACCGCGGACGCCCCGGCCGCGGGGGAGCGGCTCGGGATGCTCGCGCGATCGCTCGCGGAGCGGCCCGCGCTCGGGCTCGAGCTGGAGGGCTCGGCCGATCCCGAGCAGGACGGCCCCGCCCTGCGGCGCGCCGCGCTGGAGCGCTCGCTCCGGCGCGCGAAGGCCGCGGCGATGCGACCGCCGCCGCCGTCGCTGGACGAGGTGACGCTGACGGCGGACGAGCGCGGCCGCCTCGTGCGCGCCGCGCACGCCGCCGCCTTCCCGCCGGCCGGGCGCAAGCCGGGCGAGGCCGCGCCCCCGCAGCCCTCGCAGCAGGAGATGGAGGAGCGCCTCGCGGCCGCCGAGGAGGTGCCGCTCGACGCCTACCGCTCGCTCGCCGCCGAGCGGGCGCAGCGCGCCAGGGAGGTGCTCCTCGCGGCGGGGGTCGATCAGGCCCGGCTCTTCCTGACGCAGGGCGGCGAGCGCGCGGGGCGGGAGAAGGGCGCGCGGGTGTACTTCACGGCCAGGTGA
- a CDS encoding OFA family MFS transporter, which yields MASNRWLIAAAGTVAMACLGTVYSWSLFTQPLIAAFGWSNTTTTWSFSLAILFLGIGAVVGGRWQDARGPRQVAVTGLLLWGLGNVLAGLGTPGLGAPWLYATYGVIGGLGLGLGYVTPVAAVTKWFPDRRGLGSGMVVMGFGLGAFFYNNVLKAIPAFAAASREAAAVVAAGGGRALSPEAVSTVMRTFVWSGVVFAALGGLCALALRDPPAQGAVPGAAPATAPSRVARDYAPSEALRTPQFWALWAMLFLNVTAGILFISNAVPIMRELTGTAPEAALAVYGFIALFNGLGRFFWGAVSDRIGRNAAYLLIYGSQAVIFFLVGGVHSLPVVSVLFAVVLLGYGGGFGTMPSFTADYFGTKYMGVNYGWILLAWGVGGVVGPIFVSLVKDLTGSFSGALPVIAAMLLVAAILPVVTRRPGASREGAARWAHLFPKRGAAA from the coding sequence ATGGCTTCGAATCGCTGGCTCATCGCCGCGGCGGGGACGGTGGCGATGGCGTGCCTCGGGACCGTCTACTCCTGGAGCCTCTTCACGCAGCCGCTCATCGCGGCCTTCGGCTGGTCGAACACCACCACCACCTGGAGCTTCTCCCTCGCGATCCTGTTCCTCGGGATCGGCGCGGTCGTCGGCGGGCGTTGGCAGGACGCCCGGGGACCGCGGCAGGTGGCGGTGACGGGCCTCCTCCTGTGGGGGCTCGGCAACGTGCTCGCGGGGCTCGGCACCCCTGGCCTGGGAGCGCCGTGGCTCTACGCGACGTACGGGGTGATCGGCGGGCTCGGGCTCGGGCTCGGGTACGTCACGCCGGTCGCCGCGGTGACGAAGTGGTTCCCCGATCGGCGCGGGCTCGGCAGCGGCATGGTCGTGATGGGCTTCGGGCTCGGCGCGTTCTTCTACAACAACGTCCTGAAGGCGATCCCCGCGTTCGCGGCGGCGTCCCGCGAGGCGGCGGCCGTCGTCGCGGCGGGCGGCGGCCGGGCGCTCTCCCCGGAGGCGGTGAGCACCGTCATGCGGACCTTCGTCTGGTCCGGGGTCGTCTTCGCGGCGCTGGGCGGGCTCTGCGCGCTCGCGCTGCGAGACCCGCCCGCCCAAGGCGCGGTGCCGGGCGCGGCGCCGGCGACGGCCCCCTCGCGCGTGGCCCGCGACTACGCGCCCTCCGAGGCGCTTCGCACGCCCCAGTTCTGGGCGCTCTGGGCGATGCTCTTCCTGAACGTCACCGCCGGCATCCTGTTCATCTCGAACGCCGTGCCGATCATGCGCGAGCTCACCGGGACCGCGCCCGAGGCGGCGCTCGCGGTCTACGGGTTCATCGCCCTCTTCAACGGGCTCGGCCGGTTCTTCTGGGGCGCCGTCTCGGACCGCATCGGCCGGAACGCCGCGTACCTCCTCATCTACGGCTCGCAGGCCGTGATCTTCTTCCTCGTCGGGGGCGTCCACTCGCTGCCCGTGGTCTCCGTCCTCTTCGCGGTCGTGCTGCTCGGCTACGGCGGCGGGTTCGGGACGATGCCGTCGTTCACCGCCGACTACTTCGGCACGAAGTACATGGGCGTGAACTACGGGTGGATCCTGCTGGCCTGGGGCGTGGGCGGGGTGGTCGGTCCGATCTTCGTGTCGCTGGTGAAGGACCTGACCGGCTCGTTCTCCGGCGCCCTGCCGGTGATCGCCGCGATGCTGCTCGTGGCGGCGATCCTGCCGGTCGTCACGCGCCGCCCCGGCGCCTCGCGCGAGGGCGCCGCTCGGTGGGCGCACCTGTTCCCGAAGCGCGGCGCCGCGGCCTGA
- the moaA gene encoding GTP 3',8-cyclase MoaA, which translates to MERSPDLAGPQPATRPAAGAAVNGACNPRGALVDAQGRNISYLRVSLTDRCNFRCTYCSPAAHEPPDALLSRAELARLFRLFAALGVRRVRLTGGEPTLRKDVVELVADAAGTPGIEDVAITTNGHRLDELVEPFRGAGLGALNVSLDTLAPERLRGVSGQAARLERILSGIDAAAGKFRSLKINTVVMPGVNEDEVADLVRYAWDRGALPRFIEQMPFAGGEVVPLAEVRRRLEEAGISLTPDRFRGWGPARHMRGRDRDGREGLVGFIGAMTENFCEDCNRARIAADGGFQACLGGADRVQLRDRMRAGEPDEALAEAVAGALGRKAPRHHMEEARSGLVLLAMRGIGG; encoded by the coding sequence ATGGAGCGTTCCCCTGATCTCGCCGGGCCGCAGCCGGCCACGCGCCCCGCCGCGGGCGCAGCGGTGAACGGCGCGTGCAACCCGCGCGGCGCGCTCGTGGACGCGCAGGGCCGGAACATCAGCTACCTGCGCGTCTCGCTCACGGATCGCTGCAACTTCCGCTGCACCTACTGTTCCCCCGCGGCGCACGAGCCCCCGGACGCCCTCCTCTCGCGAGCCGAGCTGGCCCGGCTCTTCCGGCTCTTCGCCGCGCTGGGCGTGCGGCGCGTCCGGCTCACCGGCGGCGAGCCGACGCTCCGCAAGGACGTGGTCGAGCTCGTCGCGGACGCGGCGGGGACCCCGGGCATCGAGGACGTCGCGATCACCACCAACGGCCACCGGCTCGACGAGCTCGTCGAGCCCTTCCGTGGGGCGGGGCTCGGCGCGCTGAACGTGTCCCTCGACACGCTCGCGCCGGAGCGCCTCCGCGGCGTCTCCGGCCAGGCGGCGCGGCTCGAGCGGATCCTCTCGGGCATCGACGCGGCCGCGGGGAAGTTCCGCTCGCTCAAGATCAACACCGTGGTGATGCCCGGCGTGAACGAGGACGAGGTGGCCGACCTCGTGCGCTACGCCTGGGACCGCGGCGCCCTCCCACGGTTCATCGAGCAGATGCCGTTCGCAGGGGGCGAGGTCGTCCCGCTCGCCGAGGTCCGCCGCCGGCTGGAGGAGGCCGGCATCTCCCTGACCCCGGACCGCTTCCGCGGCTGGGGCCCCGCCCGCCACATGCGCGGGCGGGATCGCGACGGACGCGAGGGGCTCGTCGGGTTCATCGGCGCGATGACCGAGAACTTCTGCGAGGACTGCAACCGGGCGAGGATCGCGGCGGACGGGGGGTTCCAGGCCTGCCTCGGCGGCGCCGATCGCGTGCAGCTGCGGGATCGGATGCGTGCGGGCGAGCCGGACGAGGCGCTCGCGGAGGCGGTCGCGGGCGCGCTCGGGCGGAAGGCGCCGCGCCACCACATGGAGGAGGCGCGCTCGGGGCTCGTGCTGCTCGCGATGCGCGGGATAGGAGGGTAG